One window of Trichomycterus rosablanca isolate fTriRos1 chromosome 2, fTriRos1.hap1, whole genome shotgun sequence genomic DNA carries:
- the LOC134302317 gene encoding interferon-induced very large GTPase 1-like: MLSELRIILLGKSHSETSSVGNFILGRAAFETEVPSHSVDQHRKYACGWVDERYITIINAPHLYNPELTQSSERLKECVSLTAPGPHAFLLMVQPHSFTEEDTNQLKHLLNCFSDRALNYSILISTDWEAEEEKSASFNKFLDECDGRFHRFKHRDKHDKTSVCRLFEDIDKVVKINGSYLTCEIFKDAEETLQHYDKHGKDEERKHAGCPEEKSSKKPFNRVGSFRKDSSSNFYPAETELAQVWATAIWQKQGPECTDFKEFSEVMLRNFDQSVSDQDATKQLMTLRQGLGSVAEYAITFRTLAAVSGWNNCALATAFHHGLASMLKDGLASAGCPSGLEALISHAICLDNRIRERRTECSHLQNSPDLMELPRSSLTQASESPEPMHVGGTRLSAAEKERRRRENCHNPQIDWVTGQISEWGPTCHATCLISSSPPPSTKSLDPTKLPQVPVEYLDLKEVFKHKAMDNYIQEALASGIIRPSTSPAGAGFFFVSKKDGGLRLCAKIFTKLDLRNAYHLICIREGDEWKTAFNTPSGHYEYLVMPFGLTNAPAVFQAFINDALRDMINRLLRNHLYVKPQKCECQLGETTFLEFIIREGQIQIDPSKTQAVWDWPTPSSIKEVQRFLGFANFYRRFIRGFSFIAAPISALTKKSRHPFRWNLEAEAAFQELKRRFTSAPILALHDPARPFIVEVDALNVGVGAIISQCSSNEKLRSCAFLSHRLIPTESKHDVGDRELLAVKRALEEWRRWLMEAQHPFIVWTDHRNLEYLKQAKCLNPRQARWAMFLVVLILCFPTAPTQRTLSLMPCQGRFLQPSRRTTKKLSSQSSELWLPFAGESRRRLNGLNNWSLTLEPFQPDFCTFLKGYVLRYFSGGTLDLKESWNFYEDVFGGQTWRGMLRPLWGPALFASKAKISINALKSHYILSLFQAAPGLICPSNSTQVFRNLKVTLILVVVDRFSKACRFISLKKLPFAFETDKLILDHVFRVFRIPQDIVLDRGPGDQFLSQVWRAFCKQIGATASLSSGFHPQSKGRQSELSPFESTLRSLVMDCPSSWSSQLPWADYAHNTLQSSSTKMSPFQCQFGFPPPLFPECKLSPLLFFLDVSLPLTCEKKMKLGVEESGCEKKIKTKQLLTRLHLLEKQKLKIKTSDALQLTSLSLHCQEPCEEKNLVQTFLQRLLMMDYRARYITTKEEATALKHHSPDTGKEEGDEFDELFCKKAASSDGQSVKNPLHPMDLQMAVFHCSDSFLKQLIVTKLSQCQYALPLLVPNPFTGNIEFPLWTFRQIIRSWKTTDTSGTIISKTHHVYEAETPMVVFFRLGDVSFSKSQLMNSFINEKHQTFFHRHCPGSIKNRLLMDGVVEIAWYCPSGKETDHFTDCVAFCNLHGDAETNKEQLDILTEMSSINVVLLSDPKNERNKEMLLKLLKDSKPLICLLSEDQSDVSKIKNGKYRIGLKDRNQSDVSENLKTTITECLSKSSLVFKLENLYKNDEISTDEDDPECRKGKESALEIIKLLEGKEISTLKETHLPCQGKLWYEWCQINKDSHQLQGNNLEMQKSEKQTQMKQIREQQQEIGQSAFMKKIISSLNSLSGNEKLFFIKWLEILLDKQTSDDLSDLHHKYNETWTRVLDLKKKRDKSGSINAEQTELEEISKNLNAAMFGLEHIFREMGQIYESNMSKQHINKRSEQESIFNLPKLAAELIKSGHPLELMDGDAAHVPLIWVSAVLDELIKKLGDQRVFVLSVLGIQSTGKSTMLNAMFGLQFAVSAGRCTRGPFMQLVRVSEEMKEQLKFDYFLIVDTEGLQALELAGKSTHHHDNKLATFVVGLGNLTLINIFGENPAEMQEILQIVVQALLRMKKVKLNPRCMFVHQNVGDITAREKNMEGRRHLQEKLDKMTKLAAIEEDSEAECFSDVIAFNVQDDVQYFAQLWEGSPPMAPPNPSYSENVQKLKSAIFTNATKSHSMKLSEFKSRISDLWKALLNENFVFSFKNTLEIAVYRKLETELGKWTWSLRSAMLEHEEKLHNTIKNRKLPKIENKDLYAHMKKTREEVEKSMKCYFEKDKDKDILIQWKVRCEQRIKQLIEDLVKNAKTNLNDFLQQQKARETFDHKKTEYDEKLFNMSKALALQLKSTETDERVLRQEFDKVWNKWVSDLTQDTPVEKPFDVWEDVIQIIFEGNEQAAVYERISQKDYTKIHRLLDYSCYISKKSKLKQGFDYFKSVFSQDEIIPFEVQESVRNLINNVIQEFEDLIEEICSKITGLGYKNSYIQEITDHVKHKVEQYHSENKKIKLKTKFTLDLCLHVCHLANPKFTKIHQQFRDEHYVKLYLDKQKPQYYSVFQNYCRGATTTTVFGELVYNNLVPAILETAYNRTAIDLSTQMRSDMPEFNGNRSQLEKHILKSLTEQENFEKYMEYINHPKKHFEQFITEKVDKYITENNREVLNLLKGNLKHKEQKVMNAVNITTEEVKNSCGDANMWLRSLNISLTDELSLKEITCTGLEEITDLDFLRQVVCEGLTKKMSEQHESFNSVTDINMEKFRKKPDEILIEHLCKFCWVQCPFCKAICTNTMENHDGDHSVPFHRVNGINGWHYRHTTNLANSFCTALVQSDKRFYPRHDTAVSVPYKIYRTAGGEYAKWSITPDNSELPYWKWFVCRFQTDLEKYYGKTFQGHGEIPTGWRKYTKKEAIESLDEYI; encoded by the exons actCCAGCTCTAACTTTTATCCAGCAGAAACAGAATTG GCCCAAGTGTGGGCTACTGCCATCTGGCAAAAACAAGGCCCTGAATGTACAGATTTTAAAGAATTTTCAGAGGTTATGTTAAGAAACTTTGATCAGTCCGTTTCGGACCAGGATGCAACTAAACAACTCATGACGCTGCGTCAGGGACTAGGCTCCGTAGCAGAGTATGCTATCACCTTCCGCACCCTAGCAGCTGTGAGTGGGTGGAACAATTGTGCTCTTGCCACTGCTTTTCACCATGGGCTTGCCAGCATGTTGAAAGACGGCTTGGCCTCCGCAGGTTGCCCCAGTGGTCTCGAGGCACTGATTTCCCATGCCATATGCCTCGATAACCGCATTCGGGAGCGCCGCACGGAATGCTCTCATTTACAGAATTCCCCTGACCTCATGGAACTGCCTAGGAGCTCCTTAACACAAGCATCTGAGAGCCCAGAGCCCATGCATGTTGGAGGAACTCGTCTATCCGCAGCTGAGAAAGAGCGCCGGAGGAGAGAGAA TTGCCATAATCCTCAGATTGATTGGGTGACAGGCCAGATATCTGAGTGGGGGCCTACCTGCCATGCTACATGCCTCATTTCTAGCTCTCCACCTCCTTCTACCAAGTCTCTAGATCCCACCAAGTTACCCCAAGTTCCTGTCGAGTACCTCGACCTGAAAGAGGTTTTTA AGCACAAAGCTATGGACAATTATATTCAGGAAGCATTAGCCTCTGGTATCATCCGCCCATCTACTTCTCCTGCTGGGGCTGGTTTTTTCTTCGTCTCCAAGAAGGATGGTGGCTTACGGCTGT GCGCCAAGATTTTTACTAAACTAGACTTGCGTAATGCTTATCACCTGATCTGCATACGTGAAGGTGACGAATGGAAGACTGCATTCAATACCCCTTCTGGTCATTACGAGTATCTGGTTATGCCTTTTGGTCTAACAAATGCCCCAGCAGTTTTTCAGGCCTTTATCAATGATGCTCTCAGGGACATGATTAACCG GTTACTCCGAAACCACCTTTATGTCAAACCACAGAAGTGTGAATGCCAGCTCGGAGAGACTACTTTTCTGGAATTCATCATCAGGGAGGGTCAGATACAGATAGACCCCAGTAAAACCCAGGCAGTGTGGGATTGGCCCACTCCAAGCTCCATCAAAGAGGTCCAGCGCTTTTTGGGATTTGCTAATTTTTATCGGAGGTTTATCAGAGGGTTCAGTTTCATTGCAGCACCCATTTCGGCTCTTACCAAGAAGTCCAGACACCCCTTCAGGTGGAACCTAGAGGCAGAGGCAGCTTTCCAGGAGCTCAAGCGACGCTTTACCTCCGCACCCATCTTGGCTCTACACGATCCTGCTAGACCCTTCATTGTTGAGGTGGATGCCTTGAATGTAGGTGTAGGAGCAATTATTTCCCAGTGCTCCTCTAATGAAAAATTACGCTCATGCGCTTTCCTATCTCACCGTTTAATCCCTACTGAGTCCAAACACGATGTGGGTGACCGTGAACTTCTTGCAGTTAAGAGGGCTCTGGAGGAATGGAGACGGTGGTTAATGGAGGCTCAGCACCCATTTATTGTCTGGACTGATCACAGAAACCTGGAGTACCTGAAGCAAGCAAAATGTTTGAACCCTCGCCAAGCTCGCTGGGCCATGTTTTTAGTCGTTTTGATTTTATGCTTTCCTACCGCCCCAACTCAAAGAACACTAAGCCTGATGCCCTGTCAAGGCAGGTTTCTTCAGCCGAGCAGGAGAACGACAAAGAAGCTATCATCCCAATCTTCCGAATTGTGGCTCCCATTTGCTGGGGAATCGAGACGACGGTTAAACGGGCTCAACAACTGGAGTCTAACCCTGGAACCGTTCCAACCGGACTTTTGTACGTTCCTCAAGGGGTACGTTCTCAGGTACTTCAGTGGGGGCACTCTGGATCTAAAAGAATCTTGGAATTTCTACGAAGATGTTTTTGGTGGCCAGACATGGAGAGGGATGTTAAGGCCTTTGTGGGGGCCTGCACTATTTGCGTCCAAAGCAAAAATCTCCATCAACGCCCTCAAGAGTCACTACATCCTCTCCCTATTCCAAGCCGCCCCTGGTCTCATTTGTCCATCGAATTCAACACAGGTCTTCCGGAATCTCAAGGTAACACTTATTTTAGTAGTGGTCGACAGGTTTTCTAAGGCCTGTCGCTTTATTTCTCTTAAGAAACTGCCTTTTGCTTTTGAAACTGACAAACTAATCTTAGATCATGTCTTCAGAGTGTTCAGGATTCCACAGGACATTGTCTTAGACCGGGGACCGGGGGACCAATTCTTATCCCAAGTTTGGCGGGCATTCTGCAAACAGATTGGGGCCACGGCCAGCCTGTCCTCTGGTTTTCACCCTCAGTCCAAGGGCAGACAGAGCGAATTAAGTCCATTTGAGTCCACTCTAAGGAGTCTGGTGATGGACTGCCCCTCTTCCTGGAGTTCTCAATTACCATGGGCGGATTATGCGCACAATACTCTCCAGTCTTCATCCACCAAGATGTCCCCTTTCCAGTGCCAGTTTGGTTTCCCGCCACCTCTCTTTCCTGA ATGCAAGCTTTCTCCCTTGCTCTTCTTCCTGGATGTGAGCCTTCCCCTTACCTGT GAGAAAAAGATGAAGCTTGGAGTGGAAGAATCTGGATgtgaaaaaaagataaaaacaaaacaacttttAACTAGACTTCATCTTCTGGAAAAGCAGAAACTAAAAATTAAAACCTCAGATGCTCTTCAGCTAACTTCTCTTTCATTACATTGTCAAGAACCTTGTGAAGAAAAAAATCTGGTTCAAACGTTCCTACAAAGGTTGTTAATGATGGATTACAGAGCAAGATACATCACCACCAAAGAAGAAGCCACTGCTTTAAAACATCATTCTCCAGATACCGGTAAAGAAGAAGGTGATGAATTTGATGAGCTTTTCTGCAAAAAAGCTGCATCTTCTGATGGCCAGAGTGTAAAAAATCCACTCCATCCCATGGATCTTCAGATGGCGGTGTTCCACTGCTCAGACAGTTTCCTGAAGCAACTAATAGTGACTAAACTCTCTCAGTGTCAATATGCTCTGCCGCTACTGGTGCCAAATCCATTTACTGGAAATATTGAGTTTCCTCTGTGGACATTTCGCCAAATTATTAGAAGTTGGAAAACCACTGACACTTCTGGTACCATAATCAGTAAAACCCATCATGTTTATGAAGCAGAAACTCCAATGGTGGTGTTCTTCAGGTTAGGAGATGTGTCCTTTTCCAAGTCTCAGCTGATGAACAGCTTCATCAATGAGAAGCATCAGACGTTCTTCCACAGACACTGTCCAGGCAGCATTAAAAACCGTCTACTGATGGATGGAGTTGTGGAGATTGCTTGGTACTGTCCATCTGGAAAGGAAACTGATCATTTTACTGACTGTGTTGCTTTCTGTAATCTACATGGTGATGCAGAAACCAATAAAGAACAACTGGATATTCTGACTGAAATGTCGTCTATAAATGTTGTTCTTTTATCTGATcctaaaaatgaaagaaataaggAGATGCTACTGAAGCTTCTTAAAGACTCCAAACCACTCATCTGTCTCCTTTCTGAGGATCAATCAGATGTCAGTAAGATTAAGAATGGAAAATACAGAATTGGTCTAAAAGACAGAAATCAGTCAGACGTATCTGAGAACCTCAAAACAACCATCACAGAGTGTCTGTCCAAGTCATCTTTAGTTTTTAAACTTGAGAATTTATACAAAAACGATGAGATCAGCACAGATGAAGATGATCCTGAATGCAGGAAAGGAAAAGAATCTGCACTAGAGATAATAAAACTACTGGAGGGGAAGGAAATATCCACATTAAAGGAAACACACCTGCCCTGTCAAGGGaagctctggtatgagtggtgtcAGATAAACAAAGACTCACATCAACTTCAAGGAAACAATTTAGAAATGCAAAAGagtgaaaaacaaacacaaatgaaacaaatcCGTGAACAGCAACAAGAAATTGGACAATCAGCCTTtatgaaaaaaattatttcCTCACTGAATTCTCTATCAGGAAATGAAAAATTGTTCTTTATTAAATGGCTTGAGATTCTACTGGACAAACAAACCTCAGATGATCTTTCAGATCTTCATCACAAGTACAATGAAACATGGACAAGGGTTTTAGACCTCAAAAAGAAACGTGATAAATCAGGAAGTATAAATGCTGAGCAAACAGAACTTGAAGAGATATCTAAAAATCTGAATGCAGCAATGTTTGGTCTGGAACACATCTTCAGAGAGATGGGTCAGATATATGAGTCAAATATGTCCAAACAACATATTAACAAAAGATCTGAACAAGAAAGCATCTTCAATCTCCCCAAACTTGCTGCAGAACTCATAAAATCTGGTCATCCACTGGAGCTGATGGATGGTGATGCTGCTCATGTTCCTCTGATTTGGGTTTCAGCAGTTCTAGATGAACTCATAAAGAAACTGGGAGACCAGAGAGTCTTTGTGCTGTCAGTTCTAGGGATTCAGAGCACAGGAAAATCCACCATGCTCAATGCCATGTTTGGACTCCAGTTTGCTGTGAGTGCTGGAAGGTGCACCCGAGGACCCTTCATGCAGCTGGTCAGAGTATCAGAGGAGATGAAGGAGCAGCTGAAGTTTGACTACTTTCTTATTGTAGATACTGAAGGTCTTCAAGCACTTGAGCTTGCAGGAAAATCCACTCACCATCATGATAATAAACTTGCAACATTTGTTGTAGGACTTGGAAATCTGACTTTGATTAACATATTTGGTGAGAACCCTGCTGAGATGCAGGAGATTCTTCAGATTGTTGTTCAGGCTCTCCTGAGAATGAAGAAGGTCAAACTAAATCCCAGATGTATGTTTGTCCATCAGAATGTTGGTGACATCACAGCTAGAGAGAAGAACATGGAAGGCAGGAGACATCTACAGGagaaactggataaaatgacaAAATTAGCTGCTATAGAGGAAGACAGTGAAGCTGAGTGCTTCAGTGATGTTATTGCTTTCAATGTACAAGATGATGTTCAGTATTTTGCACAGCTCTGGGAGGGCAGCCCACCAATGGCTCCACCAAACCCCTCATACAGTGAAAATGTTCAGAAGCTAAAGAGCGCTATTTTCACAAATGCTACCAAGTCTCATAGTATGAAACTCTCAGAGTTTAAATCCCGCATCAGTGATCTGTGGAAGGCTCTACTGAACGAGAACTTTGTTTTTAGCTTCAAAAACACACTGGAGATTGCAGTCTACAGGAAACTAGAAACTGAGCTTGGAAAATGGACCTGGTCCCTCAGAAGTGCCATGTTagaacatgaagaaaaactgcacaacacaattaaaaacagaaaactgCCAAAGATTGAGAACAAAGACCTTTATGCTCACATGAAGAAGACCAGAGAAGAAGTGGAGAAATCAATGAAGTGTTACTTTGAAAAGGACAAGGACAAAGACATTTTAATTCAGTGGAAAGTGAGATGTGAACAGAGAATTAAACAACTTATTGAAGATcttgttaaaaatgcaaaaacaaacctGAATGATTTTCTTCAACAGCAAAAAGCTCGAGAAACTTTTGATCACAAAAAGACAGAGTATGATGAAAAGCTCTTCAATATGAGTAAAGCACTTGCTCTACAACTAAAAAGCACAGAAACTGATGAACGAGTCCTCAGACAGGAATTTGATAAAGTGTGGAACAAATGGGTCTCTGATCTGACACAAGACACACCTGTAGAGAAACCTTTTGATGTTTGGGAGGATGTGATACAGATTATATTTGAAGGTAATGAACAAGCTGCTGTGTATGAGCGAATATCTCAGAAAGATTACACAAAGATACACAGACTGTTAGATTATTCATGCTACATTTCAAAGAAATCAAAGCTAAAACAAGGTTTTGATTATTTTAAGTCTGTATTTTCACAAGATGAAATAATTCCTTTTGAAGTCCAGGAATCAGTGAGGAACCTTATCAACAATGTCATCCAAGAATTTGAGGACTTAATCGAGGAGATCTGCAGCAAAATTACAGGACTGGGCTACAAAAACAGCTACATTCAGGAAATAACTGACCATGTCAAACACAAAGTTGAACAATATCACAGTGAGAACAAGAAAATCAAGCTCAAGACGAAATTCACTCTGGATCTCTGTCTTCATGTGTGTCACCTTGCAAATCCCAAATTCACCAAGATCCACCAACAGTTCAGAGATGAACATTATGTAAAATTGTACCTGGACAAGCAGAAACCACAATATTACAGCGTCTTCCAAAACTACTGCAGAGGAGCAACAACCACAACAGTATTTGGTGAACTTGTCTACAACAATCTTGTACCAGCCATCCTGGAAACAGCCTACAATAGAACTGCTATTGATCTGTCAACACAGATGAGATCAGACATGCCAGAATTTAATGGTAACAGGTCACAGCTTGAGAAACACATCCTGAAATCTTTGACAGAGCAGGAGAACTTTGAGAAGTACATGGAGTACATCAACCATCCCAAGAAACACTTTGAACAGTTCATTACAGAAAAGGTTGATAAATacatcactgaaaataacagaGAGGTTCTGAATCTTCTCAAAGGAAACCTGAAACACAAAGAGCAGAAAGTGATGAACGCTGTGAACATCACAACTGAAGAAGTGAAGAACAGCTGTGGTGATGCAAACATGTGGCTGAGAAGTTTGAACATTTCACTAACAGATGAGCTGAGCTTAAAAGAAATAACCTGCACTGGTCTGGAGGAAATTACAGATTTAGATTTTCTTCGGCAGGTTGTGTGTGAAGGTCTCACAAAGAAGATGtcagaacaacatgaaagctTCAACAGTGTAACAGACATCAACATGGAGAAGTTCAGGAAGAAACCAGATGAGATTCTGATTGAACATCTCTGTAAATTCTGCTGGGTTCAGTGTCCATTCTGTAAAGCCATCTGCACCAACACAATGGAGAATCATGATGGAGATCACAGTGTCCCCTTCCACAGAGTAAATGGAATTAATGGATGGCACTACAGACATACAACAAATCTTGCAAATAGTTTCTGTACAGCTCTAGTACAAAGTGATAAACGTTTCTACCCCCGTCATGATACAGCTGTGTCAGTACCCTACAAAATCTACAGAACAGCAGGAGGAGAATATGCTAAGTGGAGCATCACTCCTGATAATTCAGAGCTCCCATACTGGAAGTGGTTTGTGTGCAGATTCCAAACAGACCTGGAAAAGTACTATGGTAAAACATTCCAGGGACACGGAGAGATTCCCACTGGATGGAGAAAATACACTAAAAAAGAAGCTATAGAGAGTTTGGATGAATACATCTGA